The Humulus lupulus chromosome 4, drHumLupu1.1, whole genome shotgun sequence genome has a window encoding:
- the LOC133830338 gene encoding protein BUD31 homolog 2-like, producing the protein MKTDQDHNSFIGIKSLIEPTLRELQSKMREAENDPHDGKRKCEALWPIFKIAHQKSRYIFDLYHQRKEISKELFEFCLDQAWL; encoded by the exons ATGAAAACAGATCAGGATCACAATTCGTTTATTGGAATCAAATCATTGATTGAGCCTACTCTTCGTGAACTACAATCAAAGATGAGAGaag CTGAGAATGATCCCCATGATGGCAAGAGAAAGTGTGAGGCTTTGTGGCCTATATTCAAAATAGCACATCAGAAGAGCCGTTACATTTTTGACCTTTACCATCAACGAAAGGAAATATCTAAGGAGTTGTTTGAGTTCTGTCTAGACCAAG CCTGGTTATGA